A stretch of Gammaproteobacteria bacterium DNA encodes these proteins:
- a CDS encoding SapC family protein, protein MKVEKKTETKTVKGNPPVDVRLPLFYKKLVPLNRDQHRNLYIKAESGFSFARETNSVFVAAVEFPQAALEYPVVFAGTPTGEILPLALLGIRNNQNLFVGEGGVWKARYIPAYVRRYPFILATDEKGTQFTVCIDEGYPGFNCDKEGERLISRDGEDGPQLKRALEFLKDYQVHIARTTEFCETLKSLNVLEPIQANVELKSGEKFALSGLQCVNRTKLKALPDAQIQMLLKKDYLELIYLHMASLNNIHKLLSLMVA, encoded by the coding sequence ATGAAAGTGGAAAAAAAGACCGAAACCAAGACGGTAAAGGGGAACCCTCCGGTAGATGTGCGGTTGCCGCTGTTCTATAAAAAACTGGTGCCGCTCAACCGTGATCAGCACCGCAATCTCTATATCAAGGCGGAATCCGGATTTTCCTTCGCACGTGAAACCAACAGCGTATTCGTCGCCGCAGTGGAGTTTCCGCAGGCGGCGCTGGAATATCCGGTGGTTTTTGCCGGCACCCCCACGGGTGAAATTCTGCCACTGGCGCTGCTGGGCATCCGCAACAACCAAAACCTGTTTGTAGGGGAGGGTGGGGTCTGGAAGGCCCGCTATATCCCCGCCTATGTCCGCCGCTATCCCTTCATCCTGGCCACGGATGAGAAGGGAACCCAGTTCACCGTCTGCATCGACGAGGGTTACCCCGGATTCAACTGCGACAAGGAGGGCGAACGGCTGATCTCGAGGGACGGCGAAGACGGCCCGCAGCTCAAGCGCGCACTGGAATTTCTCAAGGACTACCAGGTGCACATCGCCCGCACCACCGAATTTTGCGAGACGCTCAAATCACTCAACGTTCTGGAACCCATACAGGCCAATGTGGAATTGAAGAGCGGGGAGAAATTCGCCCTGTCCGGCCTGCAATGCGTCAACCGCACCAAGCTCAAGGCCCTGCCGGATGCGCAGATCCAGATGCTGTTGAAGAAGGATTATCTGGAATTGATTTATCTGCACATGGCGTCTCTGAACAATATTCACAAGCTGCTCAGCCTGATGGTCGCCTGA
- a CDS encoding c-type cytochrome, producing the protein MPPRRFLPFVLCIFSLAACSGDQNGAPSKTPPPKTAPANAESASPQAPAAVVEKPPAEVTPIPAKAEAPPPAPVAATTKPIDGEQIVRGVCMACHEAGMNGAPKFGDKFAWKPRIAQGRDKLYEHAMKGFRGMPPHGGNPTLSDDQIKAGVDYMVKAAGGYPN; encoded by the coding sequence ATGCCTCCGCGCCGATTTCTGCCGTTCGTTCTATGCATATTCTCACTGGCCGCCTGTTCAGGAGATCAGAACGGCGCGCCATCCAAAACCCCGCCACCGAAGACCGCTCCGGCGAACGCGGAATCCGCCAGCCCGCAGGCCCCCGCGGCCGTGGTTGAAAAACCACCGGCTGAAGTGACGCCCATCCCCGCCAAGGCGGAGGCGCCACCGCCGGCCCCGGTTGCCGCAACAACAAAACCCATAGACGGTGAGCAGATCGTCCGCGGCGTTTGCATGGCCTGCCACGAGGCCGGCATGAACGGCGCGCCTAAATTCGGAGATAAATTCGCCTGGAAGCCGCGCATCGCGCAGGGCCGCGACAAACTCTATGAACATGCCATGAAAGGTTTTCGAGGCATGCCGCCGCACGGCGGCAACCCCACTCTTAGCGACGATCAAATCAAGGCCGGCGTGGATTACATGGTCAAGGCAGCCGGCGGATACCCGAACTGA
- a CDS encoding Rieske (2Fe-2S) protein, whose translation MQKSTGMTPCRLEDIPDRSGRGFIVERDHALLSIFIVRNGSAVYAYHNVCPHKGLNLDWQKDQFMDPGGEYIHCSNHDALFRIEDGYCIAGPCRGARLRPLPVMVRQDGGIQIA comes from the coding sequence ATGCAAAAGTCAACCGGGATGACCCCCTGCCGGCTGGAGGACATTCCGGATCGTTCCGGGCGGGGTTTCATTGTAGAACGGGATCACGCCCTCCTGTCCATCTTCATCGTGCGGAATGGTTCAGCTGTATATGCCTACCACAATGTCTGCCCGCACAAGGGGCTGAACCTGGACTGGCAAAAAGATCAATTCATGGATCCCGGCGGCGAATACATCCATTGTTCGAATCACGATGCCTTGTTTCGCATCGAGGACGGTTATTGCATCGCCGGCCCCTGCCGTGGCGCGCGGCTGCGTCCGCTGCCCGTGATGGTCAGACAGGACGGGGGAATACAGATCGCCTAA
- the leuD gene encoding 3-isopropylmalate dehydratase small subunit → MQPFTRHEGLVVPLDRPNIDTDQIIPKQFLKATGRTGFGPYLFDEWRYLDRGEWGTDCGRRPLNRDFVLNQPRYRGASILLARENFGCGSSREHAPWALLDYGIRCVIAPSFADIFFSNCCKNGLPAVTLPPTAIDRLFKEVQAREGYALRVDLPQQSITLPSGEALGFEFNPDLKERLVRGLDDIAVTLEHADDIRRYEARRAREAPWLFPAG, encoded by the coding sequence ATGCAGCCGTTCACGCGTCATGAAGGCCTGGTCGTGCCGTTGGATCGACCCAATATCGATACCGATCAAATCATCCCCAAGCAATTCCTGAAGGCGACGGGACGCACCGGTTTCGGGCCGTATCTGTTCGATGAGTGGCGTTACCTGGATCGCGGCGAGTGGGGCACCGATTGCGGCCGGCGGCCGCTCAACCGTGATTTCGTGCTCAATCAGCCGCGCTACCGTGGCGCGAGCATACTGCTCGCCCGCGAAAATTTCGGCTGCGGATCCTCGCGCGAGCACGCGCCCTGGGCGCTGCTCGATTACGGCATACGCTGTGTGATCGCGCCCAGTTTCGCCGACATTTTTTTCAGCAACTGCTGCAAAAACGGCCTGCCGGCCGTGACCCTGCCGCCGACGGCGATCGATCGCTTATTCAAGGAAGTGCAGGCCCGGGAGGGTTATGCGCTCAGGGTCGATCTGCCGCAGCAGAGCATCACGCTGCCCTCGGGGGAGGCGCTTGGGTTTGAATTCAACCCTGATCTGAAGGAGCGGCTGGTGCGCGGTCTTGATGACATTGCCGTCACTCTGGAACATGCCGACGACATCCGCCGCTATGAAGCGCGACGCGCCCGCGAGGCGCCGTGGTTGTTTCCCGCCGGTTAG
- a CDS encoding oxidoreductase, with protein sequence MNFRAYRVHEEAGGARGRLETVRLEELSSGEVVIRVCYSGVNYKDALAATGRNKIIRAYPRIPGIDAAGIVESSATPGFQSGDRVIVTGFDLGTAHDGGYAEMVRVPAAWAVPLPAGLSLYEAMAIGTAGFTVGLCLQRLEENGQRTDAGPILVSGATGGVGSIAIDVLSARGYAVTALTGKMKEQGYLRTLGAAEILDRNTRDLGTQPLEKAIWGGAIDNVGGEVLAWLTRTTKPWGNICSVGLAGGTELHTTVMPFILRGVSLIGITASGCPVERRARVWQRLATDWKPRHLDKIVTRVAGLEELDEIFAAMLNGAQTGRTVIRIAGE encoded by the coding sequence ATGAATTTCAGGGCGTACCGTGTCCATGAAGAGGCGGGCGGGGCCAGAGGTCGTCTGGAGACGGTGCGTCTTGAAGAACTGTCGTCCGGGGAGGTGGTGATCCGGGTCTGTTATTCCGGCGTCAACTACAAGGATGCGCTGGCCGCCACCGGCCGGAACAAAATCATACGCGCCTATCCGCGGATACCGGGCATCGATGCGGCCGGCATCGTCGAGTCCTCCGCCACGCCTGGCTTCCAAAGTGGCGATCGCGTGATCGTCACCGGCTTTGATCTGGGCACCGCGCACGACGGTGGTTACGCCGAAATGGTGCGTGTGCCGGCGGCGTGGGCGGTGCCGCTGCCCGCGGGTCTGAGCCTGTATGAGGCGATGGCCATAGGCACGGCGGGTTTCACGGTGGGCCTCTGCCTCCAACGGCTGGAGGAAAACGGCCAGCGCACGGATGCCGGACCGATCCTGGTGTCGGGCGCGACCGGCGGGGTGGGCAGCATCGCCATCGACGTCTTGAGCGCCCGCGGCTATGCCGTCACCGCGCTGACCGGCAAGATGAAGGAACAGGGCTATTTGCGGACGCTGGGGGCGGCGGAGATTCTGGATCGCAACACTCGGGACCTGGGCACGCAGCCGCTGGAAAAGGCGATCTGGGGCGGCGCCATAGATAATGTCGGCGGCGAGGTGCTGGCCTGGCTGACCCGTACCACAAAACCGTGGGGCAATATTTGCAGCGTCGGGTTGGCGGGGGGCACGGAACTGCATACTACGGTGATGCCGTTCATCCTGCGCGGCGTGAGCCTCATCGGCATCACGGCTTCCGGTTGTCCCGTGGAACGGCGGGCGCGCGTCTGGCAGCGCCTGGCCACGGACTGGAAACCGCGCCATCTGGATAAAATCGTCACCCGCGTGGCCGGCCTGGAGGAACTGGATGAAATATTCGCCGCCATGCTCAATGGCGCGCAGACGGGCCGCACAGTCATCAGGATCGCCGGCGAATAA
- a CDS encoding tetratricopeptide repeat protein yields the protein MNVGCRILFCAALLAPALALADFNEGVAYYARGEYDKAAQILIPLAENANQPMAQYFLGAMYARGQGVEQSYEQAAKWYRSAAEKGIAPAQYKLGLLYRDGRGVPHDMEYAYAWFSVATKLGHQLAPVALSAAEGQMAATELDAAKKLSEEYIQKYAIKQEEKPEGEDEPLQGPPPQMQQ from the coding sequence ATGAATGTAGGCTGCCGTATCCTGTTTTGCGCCGCCCTGCTGGCCCCGGCCCTCGCGCTGGCCGATTTCAATGAGGGCGTGGCCTATTACGCCCGTGGTGAATACGACAAGGCCGCGCAAATACTCATCCCGCTGGCGGAAAACGCCAATCAGCCCATGGCCCAATATTTCCTCGGCGCCATGTATGCCAGGGGCCAGGGCGTGGAGCAGAGTTACGAGCAGGCCGCCAAATGGTACCGCAGCGCCGCCGAGAAGGGCATCGCCCCGGCCCAGTACAAACTGGGGCTGCTCTACCGCGACGGCCGCGGGGTGCCCCACGATATGGAATACGCCTATGCCTGGTTCAGCGTCGCCACCAAACTCGGCCATCAACTGGCGCCGGTGGCCCTGAGTGCGGCGGAGGGCCAGATGGCCGCCACGGAACTGGACGCGGCGAAAAAGTTGTCGGAAGAATACATCCAGAAATACGCCATCAAACAGGAGGAGAAACCGGAGGGAGAGGATGAACCCCTCCAGGGGCCGCCACCACAGATGCAGCAATAA
- the leuC gene encoding 3-isopropylmalate dehydratase large subunit: MAPRTLYDKLWDAHVVRDYGDGAALIYIDRHLVHEVTSPQAFEGLKHAGRRPWRIDANLAVFDHNVPTDDQTVIKDPISRRQLEALEQNIGEWAIPHFSIRDPRNGIVHVIGPEQGASLPGMTIVCGDSHTSTNGALGAWALGIGTSEVEHALATQCLVLRKAKNMLIDVTGRLGAGVSAKDLILAIIGRIGTAGATGHTIEYAGETIRALSIEERMTLCNMSIEAGARAGLIAVDDKTIEYVRGRPYSPTGARWDQAVAAWRDLHSDPGAHFDRVVRINAAGITPQVTWGTSPEMVVPVDGRVPDPASVADPVKAEGMRHALKYMDLKPGTPMTSIAIDKVFIGSCTNSRLSDLRAAAQVVRGKKVAKNVKLALVVAGSGLVKRAAEQEGLDRIFKNAGFEWREPGCSMCLGMNPDRLSPGERCASTSNRNFEGRQGSGGRTHLLSPAMAAAAAITGHIADVRQLS, translated from the coding sequence ATGGCACCGCGTACTCTCTATGACAAGCTTTGGGACGCGCACGTCGTCCGCGACTACGGCGACGGCGCGGCGTTGATTTACATCGACCGGCACCTGGTGCACGAGGTCACCTCGCCGCAGGCCTTCGAGGGACTGAAGCACGCCGGACGCAGACCATGGCGCATCGACGCCAATCTCGCGGTGTTCGATCACAACGTGCCGACCGACGATCAAACCGTGATCAAGGATCCGATCTCGCGCCGGCAACTGGAGGCGCTGGAGCAAAACATCGGCGAGTGGGCCATCCCCCATTTCAGCATCCGCGATCCGCGCAATGGCATCGTGCACGTCATCGGCCCCGAACAGGGGGCGTCACTGCCGGGCATGACCATCGTCTGTGGCGATTCGCATACCTCGACCAATGGCGCGCTGGGCGCCTGGGCCCTCGGCATCGGCACCTCCGAGGTCGAGCACGCCCTCGCCACGCAATGCCTGGTGTTGCGCAAGGCCAAAAACATGCTCATCGACGTCACCGGCCGGCTCGGCGCCGGTGTCAGCGCCAAGGACCTCATCCTGGCCATCATCGGCCGCATCGGCACGGCGGGCGCGACCGGCCACACCATCGAGTACGCGGGTGAAACGATACGCGCGCTGTCCATCGAGGAGCGCATGACCCTGTGCAACATGTCCATCGAGGCGGGCGCGCGCGCCGGCCTGATCGCGGTGGACGACAAGACCATCGAGTACGTGCGTGGCCGGCCCTATTCCCCCACGGGCGCACGATGGGATCAGGCCGTGGCGGCATGGCGCGATCTGCATTCGGATCCCGGCGCCCATTTCGACAGGGTGGTGCGTATCAACGCCGCCGGGATCACGCCGCAGGTGACGTGGGGCACTTCGCCGGAAATGGTGGTGCCGGTGGACGGCCGCGTTCCCGATCCGGCGTCGGTGGCCGATCCGGTCAAGGCCGAGGGCATGCGGCACGCGCTCAAATACATGGATTTGAAGCCGGGCACGCCAATGACGTCGATAGCCATCGACAAGGTGTTCATCGGCTCCTGCACCAATTCGCGCCTGAGCGATCTGCGCGCCGCGGCCCAGGTGGTGCGTGGGAAGAAAGTGGCAAAGAACGTGAAGCTGGCGCTGGTGGTGGCTGGCTCCGGTTTGGTCAAGCGCGCAGCGGAACAGGAGGGGCTGGATCGCATCTTCAAGAATGCCGGCTTCGAATGGCGCGAACCGGGTTGCTCCATGTGCCTGGGCATGAATCCCGATCGGCTCTCGCCGGGCGAGCGCTGCGCCTCGACCTCCAACCGCAATTTCGAAGGGCGGCAGGGCAGCGGTGGGCGCACGCATCTCCTGAGCCCCGCCATGGCCGCCGCCGCCGCCATCACCGGCCATATCGCCGATGTACGGCAGCTCTCTTAA